One stretch of Candidatus Zixiibacteriota bacterium DNA includes these proteins:
- a CDS encoding ABC transporter permease produces MNNVLTIFRREMRSYFNSPVAYIVITLFLLISGYFFSSTLFLINSADLRSLFNISSFVLMFFIPAVTMRLLAEERRSGTIEILVTMPVKDSEIVLGKFLAAFALTALSILLTFVAYLTVASLGNADFGASFGGYLGLLLMSAVYISIGVFTSSLTQNQIVAFIVGFVIIFALFMLDKVLPFLPAALASAFEFLSIDYHFRNISRGVIDTRDLIYYGSMIFLFIYLAVKTTESRKWR; encoded by the coding sequence ATGAATAATGTCTTAACGATCTTTCGCCGCGAGATGCGCTCCTATTTCAACTCGCCGGTCGCTTATATCGTGATCACGCTGTTCCTGTTGATCTCCGGCTACTTCTTTTCCAGCACGCTGTTCCTGATCAACTCCGCCGACCTGCGCAGCCTCTTCAACATCTCCTCCTTCGTGCTGATGTTCTTCATCCCGGCGGTGACCATGCGGTTGCTTGCCGAGGAACGCCGCTCCGGCACGATCGAGATTCTGGTCACCATGCCGGTCAAGGATTCGGAAATCGTCCTCGGCAAATTCCTCGCGGCCTTTGCCCTCACGGCGCTTTCGATCCTGCTCACGTTCGTGGCCTATCTCACCGTTGCCTCGCTCGGCAATGCTGACTTCGGCGCTTCCTTCGGCGGCTACCTCGGCCTGCTCTTGATGAGCGCGGTTTACATCTCCATCGGTGTCTTCACCTCGTCGTTGACGCAGAATCAGATCGTCGCCTTCATCGTCGGTTTCGTCATCATCTTCGCCCTCTTCATGCTCGACAAGGTGCTGCCGTTTCTGCCGGCGGCGCTGGCGTCCGCCTTTGAGTTCCTTTCGATCGATTATCACTTCCGCAATATCTCGCGCGGCGTGATCGACACCCGTGACCTGATCTACTACGGATCGATGATCTTCCTCTTCATCTATCTGGCGGTCAAAACCACTGAATCCCGGAAGTGGAGGTAG